The following proteins are co-located in the Myxococcus fulvus genome:
- a CDS encoding AAA domain-containing protein has translation MSSEPRNRVLEKMLERLYAALASGPSINCRPHHSRQRLDLATLTRLDGTAPHAVLAALLGDKATVRLAVKPPVSKGRLAAPGGTRVTSARLAAEARDENSAPPRAASISTLPQDNELPPSLEEASTPDVSALAASSRPASAVSIERDVPALTRDERVFEDEDSDDRPSPTRAEEEQQALLRKLAAIVEDARIFEQDTGAHVLHVGFPLLQLPPGPKDKRGFGTRRILAPIAFVPVRITLKKGRTPSVELEGAEEGVDRVAPNTALLAWLEQQTGQRFGELFADETGEDPWREVNELVALVSRTLELPAPSPFTAQTPLSAVPRPDEDAATRAAILPSAVLGLYPLSNQSLVDDMRALADGEPVSGPLESFLRVDVSLDQPVHPGGGERNLEGLKRAEDERLVSIADPCQARAVRLARSRRGLVIHGPPGTGKSQTIANAIGDHLARGERVLFVCDKRTALDVVKHRLDHLGLGSLCAVVHDAQRDQRDLYMGIREQLDTLAETRTDAAIPRELSRVDTELQSLHDELTTAEHALSSRPEDGSAPSFHELVGQWLALESPAALAPATASLTSARLADVTARERETREVFERALKEGYPDNPWREALGVDLATYLATPLATWRERLGATVEAARDADALASPDIPAFGAEPEAEGLARAHFAEQLAPVLESTSPESLARWAAASPDTVRTTKAQLESLSPQVQVLSEGPLDTELALIHREQPQALGALSTALATLGAYLGIARKWYAFFCFARKAGARKVLQQFGLTLGAATAERVRHFLTGARARALLGEFHRATLVPTSASLADETLARDLRAHAALFEALGALDSTPRLASCREAVRRALTTDAATRAALLTGLRRSAARGAAVAKLEKRLAETGLCSSEWLTLRVHELRTGALLTPVATALQSRLSTVEGMLRLRSLLSGMPPALATSVESLARLGTDAQAGWTAVLKATLAAEVTSRLREDPALQHVDAERTQATQARYRALEEKKRGLVRDAILHRWTQRQRERLLAANGGRLNSQGAELRRRLMLRGERAMRVRQVIATGLDIDGGDPLFDARPVWMASPQTVAQIFPRRPIFDVVIFDESSQCRLEEALPVLTRARRVVIAGDPKQLPPTRFFESAVVQSQQDTEAETEQGLFEEQQSEVEDLLSAALNLDIDQCYLDVHYRSRDADLIAFSNEHFYDKRLQAIPAHPSHRAPHAALRLLPVGGTYEKRVNQVEARAVGQLVKELLARPEPPSIGIACFNLSQRDAITDVLDELAAEDAAFSARLATARTRRGAGSFEGLFVKNLENVQGDERDHLIISTTYGPDRQGRFYRRFGPLGSAGGGRRLNVLVTRARQQVHLVTSIPRDAYTALPPVEPGRQPNGGWLLFAYLQFAESLSQPQRAPTPEATTRELVVQERETDAGSTFARALAHHLARRHQVSSDVHWGNDGFCVDVALHHPTSPGDVTVGLLCDGTRYPKAADRVEWDLFRTGVLEGQGWKLVRLWTPHFFRDPEGATTQVLQRVGEVLMRPPAPPTVDAPDKRALH, from the coding sequence GTGTCGTCCGAGCCCCGCAACCGCGTCCTCGAGAAGATGCTCGAGCGCCTCTACGCCGCGCTCGCCTCCGGCCCCAGCATCAACTGCCGCCCCCACCACAGCCGCCAGCGCCTGGACCTGGCCACGCTGACCCGACTGGACGGCACCGCTCCTCACGCCGTGCTGGCCGCGCTCCTCGGAGACAAGGCCACCGTCCGGCTCGCCGTGAAGCCTCCCGTGTCCAAGGGGCGTCTGGCCGCGCCCGGCGGCACCAGGGTCACCTCGGCTCGCCTGGCCGCCGAAGCCCGCGACGAGAACTCCGCCCCTCCTCGTGCGGCGAGCATCTCGACGCTTCCCCAGGACAACGAGCTCCCCCCTTCTCTGGAGGAGGCCTCGACCCCTGATGTGAGTGCGCTCGCCGCCTCCTCCCGCCCCGCGAGCGCTGTGAGCATCGAGCGCGACGTCCCAGCGCTCACCCGCGACGAGCGTGTCTTCGAGGACGAAGACAGCGACGACCGCCCGTCCCCCACCCGCGCCGAAGAGGAGCAACAGGCGCTGCTTCGCAAGCTCGCCGCCATCGTCGAGGACGCGCGCATCTTCGAGCAGGACACCGGCGCGCACGTCCTCCACGTCGGCTTCCCGCTGCTGCAGCTCCCCCCGGGCCCCAAGGACAAGCGCGGCTTTGGCACCCGGCGCATCCTCGCCCCCATCGCCTTCGTCCCCGTGCGCATCACCCTCAAGAAGGGGCGCACCCCTTCCGTGGAGCTCGAGGGCGCCGAGGAAGGCGTCGACCGCGTCGCCCCCAACACCGCCCTGCTCGCGTGGCTGGAACAGCAGACGGGCCAGCGCTTCGGAGAGCTCTTCGCCGACGAGACCGGCGAGGACCCGTGGCGCGAGGTCAACGAGCTGGTCGCCCTCGTCTCCAGGACCCTGGAGCTGCCCGCCCCCTCACCCTTCACGGCCCAGACGCCCCTGTCCGCCGTGCCCCGCCCGGATGAGGACGCCGCCACGCGGGCCGCCATCCTCCCGAGCGCCGTGCTCGGCCTGTACCCGCTGTCCAACCAGAGCCTCGTGGACGACATGCGCGCCCTGGCGGACGGCGAGCCTGTCTCCGGGCCCCTGGAGAGCTTCCTGCGCGTGGACGTGTCACTCGACCAGCCCGTCCACCCAGGCGGCGGAGAGCGCAACCTGGAGGGCCTCAAGCGCGCCGAGGACGAGCGGCTCGTCTCCATCGCGGACCCCTGCCAGGCTCGCGCCGTGCGCCTCGCGCGCAGTCGCCGGGGGCTCGTCATCCATGGCCCTCCGGGCACGGGAAAATCCCAGACCATCGCCAACGCCATCGGAGACCATCTCGCCCGGGGTGAACGGGTGCTGTTCGTCTGCGACAAGCGCACCGCGCTCGACGTGGTGAAGCACCGCCTGGACCACCTGGGCCTCGGCAGCCTGTGCGCCGTCGTGCACGACGCCCAGCGAGACCAGCGCGACCTCTACATGGGCATCCGCGAGCAGCTCGACACGCTGGCGGAGACGCGCACCGACGCCGCCATCCCACGTGAGCTGTCCCGCGTGGACACGGAGCTCCAGTCGCTCCACGACGAGCTCACCACCGCCGAGCACGCCCTCTCCTCTCGACCCGAGGACGGCTCCGCTCCGTCCTTCCACGAGCTGGTGGGCCAGTGGCTCGCCCTCGAGTCCCCCGCGGCGCTCGCTCCCGCCACCGCGTCACTCACCTCCGCGCGCCTCGCCGACGTCACCGCTCGCGAGCGGGAGACACGCGAGGTGTTCGAGCGCGCGCTCAAGGAAGGCTACCCGGACAATCCCTGGCGCGAAGCCCTGGGCGTCGACCTGGCCACCTACCTCGCCACGCCCCTCGCCACCTGGCGCGAGCGGCTCGGCGCCACCGTCGAGGCGGCCCGTGACGCGGACGCGCTCGCCTCACCGGACATCCCGGCCTTCGGCGCGGAGCCGGAAGCCGAGGGGCTCGCGCGCGCCCACTTCGCCGAACAGCTCGCCCCCGTGTTGGAGAGCACGAGCCCCGAGTCCCTCGCGCGCTGGGCCGCGGCCTCACCGGACACGGTGCGGACCACGAAGGCCCAGCTCGAAAGCCTCTCCCCTCAAGTCCAGGTGCTCTCCGAGGGCCCGCTCGACACCGAGCTCGCGCTGATTCATCGCGAGCAGCCCCAGGCCCTGGGCGCGCTGTCCACCGCGCTCGCCACGCTGGGCGCGTACCTGGGCATCGCCCGCAAGTGGTACGCGTTCTTCTGCTTCGCCCGGAAGGCCGGCGCACGAAAGGTGCTCCAGCAGTTCGGCCTCACCCTCGGCGCGGCCACCGCCGAGCGCGTCCGTCACTTCCTCACCGGCGCCCGCGCCCGCGCGCTCCTGGGCGAGTTCCACCGCGCAACCCTTGTCCCCACCTCCGCGAGCCTCGCCGACGAGACCCTCGCCCGGGATTTGCGCGCCCACGCCGCGCTCTTCGAGGCCCTCGGTGCACTGGACTCGACGCCACGGCTCGCCTCGTGCCGCGAAGCCGTGCGACGGGCCCTGACGACGGACGCCGCGACACGCGCCGCGCTGCTGACGGGACTGCGACGCTCCGCCGCCCGGGGCGCGGCCGTGGCGAAGCTGGAGAAGCGACTCGCCGAGACGGGGCTGTGCTCCTCCGAGTGGCTCACCCTCCGCGTGCACGAGCTGCGCACCGGCGCCCTGCTCACCCCCGTCGCCACCGCGCTCCAGTCACGACTGTCCACGGTGGAGGGGATGCTGCGTCTGCGCTCACTCCTGTCGGGCATGCCCCCGGCGTTGGCGACCTCGGTCGAGTCGCTCGCGCGCCTGGGCACGGACGCACAGGCGGGCTGGACGGCCGTGCTCAAGGCCACGCTCGCCGCCGAGGTGACCTCACGCCTGCGCGAGGACCCCGCCCTCCAGCACGTCGACGCCGAGCGCACCCAGGCCACCCAGGCGCGCTACCGCGCGCTCGAGGAGAAGAAGCGCGGCCTCGTGCGCGACGCCATCCTCCACCGGTGGACGCAGCGCCAGCGTGAGCGACTGCTCGCTGCCAACGGCGGTCGACTCAACAGCCAGGGCGCGGAGCTGCGCCGACGACTCATGCTGCGCGGAGAGCGCGCCATGCGCGTGCGACAGGTCATCGCCACCGGCCTGGACATCGACGGCGGAGACCCGCTCTTCGACGCCCGCCCCGTGTGGATGGCCAGTCCCCAGACGGTGGCGCAAATCTTCCCGCGCCGCCCCATCTTCGACGTCGTCATCTTCGACGAGTCTTCACAGTGCCGTCTGGAGGAGGCCCTGCCCGTGCTCACGCGCGCCCGGCGCGTCGTCATCGCCGGAGACCCGAAGCAGCTCCCGCCCACGCGCTTCTTCGAGTCCGCCGTGGTGCAGAGCCAGCAGGACACCGAGGCCGAGACAGAACAGGGCCTCTTCGAGGAGCAGCAGTCCGAGGTGGAGGACCTGCTCTCCGCCGCCCTCAACCTGGACATCGACCAGTGCTACCTCGACGTGCACTACCGCTCGCGCGACGCGGACCTCATCGCCTTCAGCAACGAGCACTTCTACGACAAGCGCCTCCAGGCCATCCCCGCGCACCCCTCGCACCGCGCGCCGCACGCGGCCCTGCGCCTGCTCCCCGTGGGCGGCACCTATGAGAAGCGCGTGAACCAGGTCGAGGCCCGCGCCGTGGGCCAGCTCGTGAAGGAGCTGCTCGCGCGGCCCGAGCCCCCGTCCATCGGCATCGCCTGCTTCAACCTCTCGCAGCGCGACGCCATCACCGATGTGCTCGACGAGCTCGCCGCCGAGGACGCCGCCTTCTCCGCCCGACTCGCCACCGCGCGCACCCGCCGGGGCGCCGGCTCCTTCGAGGGCCTCTTCGTGAAGAACCTGGAGAACGTCCAGGGCGACGAGCGCGACCACCTCATCATCAGCACCACCTACGGCCCGGACCGACAGGGCCGCTTCTACCGTCGCTTCGGACCGCTCGGCAGCGCGGGCGGTGGACGGCGCCTCAACGTGCTCGTCACCCGCGCGCGCCAGCAGGTGCACCTGGTCACCTCCATCCCCCGCGACGCGTACACCGCCCTGCCCCCGGTGGAGCCCGGCCGGCAGCCCAACGGCGGCTGGCTGCTCTTCGCCTATCTCCAGTTCGCCGAGTCCCTCTCCCAGCCCCAGCGCGCCCCCACGCCCGAGGCCACCACCCGGGAGCTCGTCGTGCAGGAGCGGGAGACCGACGCGGGCTCCACGTTCGCCCGCGCGCTGGCCCATCACCTGGCTCGCCGCCACCAGGTCTCTTCCGATGTGCACTGGGGCAACGACGGCTTCTGCGTGGACGTGGCCCTGCACCACCCCACCTCGCCCGGCGACGTCACCGTGGGCCTCTTGTGCGACGGCACCCGCTACCCCAAGGCCGCGGACCGCGTGGAGTGGGACCTGTTCCGCACCGGCGTGCTCGAGGGCCAGGGCTGGAAGCTCGTGCGACTCTGGACGCCCCACTTCTTCCGCGACCCCGAGGGCGCCACCACCCAGGTGCTCCAGCGCGTGGGCGAGGTGCTCATGCGCCCGCCCGCCCCTCCCACCGTGGACGCACCCGACAAGCGCGCCCTGCACTGA
- a CDS encoding HIT family protein, whose protein sequence is MVDVNEPCLGCAITRGEHRPVGGILARAPGLVLHGVAGPSPVPGWVVISSEQHARAWYELDDATSRELGAFAARVMRAQREVLGAEHAYAFAIGDVLRHCHLHLVPRFAGTPQRLWGRAVFDAPPADHLPAEALEAAARALATALSG, encoded by the coding sequence ATGGTGGATGTGAATGAACCGTGTCTCGGCTGTGCCATCACTCGCGGTGAGCACCGCCCCGTCGGCGGCATCCTGGCTCGCGCTCCCGGGCTCGTGCTGCACGGCGTCGCCGGTCCCAGCCCCGTGCCGGGGTGGGTGGTCATCTCCAGCGAGCAGCACGCCCGCGCCTGGTACGAGCTGGATGACGCGACCTCCCGGGAGCTGGGCGCCTTCGCTGCCCGCGTCATGAGGGCCCAACGCGAGGTCCTCGGCGCCGAGCACGCCTATGCCTTCGCCATCGGCGACGTGCTCCGGCACTGCCACCTGCACCTGGTGCCACGCTTCGCCGGGACGCCCCAGCGCCTGTGGGGCCGCGCCGTGTTCGACGCCCCTCCCGCCGACCACCTCCCCGCCGAAGCGCTGGAGGCCGCCGCTCGCGCCCTGGCCACCGCACTGTCCGGCTGA